The region ACCGGTTTCATGGCACGCTCTGCTCCCGTATAAACATCAAAACACCATCCCGTCTAGTATCCGACTCACTGTTTTTTAGATCTTAAATCATAGAGGAAACATTGGGAACAGTCAACCTCAAAACTAAAGTGTAATTCCGAAGCCTGCTCAGAAGGCTTTCATCAGCAACAGCGCTATCTGGAAATAAATGGTAATACCCACAGCATCGATAATGGTTGCAATGAAAGGTCCTGCGGTCAGCGCAGGATCAAAATTAAGCCTTTGCAGAATAAGGGGCATGAGCGCCCCGGCAAGATTTGCCGTAAGCAGCGTACCGACGAGTGCTGTTCCGACGATGCATCCCAGCATCACGTTATGGTCCTGCAGAAAAACACGGAAATAAGCCATGAACCCAAGCGCGAAGCCAAGGGCAAGCCCCATCAGCAGCTCTCGCTGAAACACGCGTGGAAAATCTTTTGGAGAGATTTCACCCAGCGCCAATGCACGCACAACCATGGTGGCGGACTGGGTTCCTGCATTGCCGCAAGTTCCAATCACCATAGGAATAAAAAAGGCCAGGGCAACCATCTTTTGCAAAATATCGGAATGCCATTCCATAATGGTGGTCGACAGGAGCGAGGTGAACAACAGGGCAGCAAGCCACCAGAATCGGTTCCAAAACAGCTTGGTTAAGGGACGTTTGAAATATTGTTCTTCAAAAGGGACCACCGCGGAAATTCGGTGGAAATCCTCCGTATTTTGAGCCTCGATGATGTCGATGACATCATCGACGGTGATAATACCCAACAAACGATTGTCGTTGTCGATCACCGGTACTGCCAGAAAGTCATATTTTGAAATGACCGCCGCAACAGCTTCGACATCCATAGCATGGGGCACTGAAATCAGGTTTTTCTCGATGATATCTCCTAGCAGAACCTTAGGCTTCGACATGATCAGGTCACGCAGCGAAACCATACCCTGCAAGTGTCGCTGGCCATCAATAATATAGATGTAATAAACGGTCTCCTTGTTGGGTGCTTGAAGGCGCAGATCTTCCAGGGCTGTCCCTACGGTCATTCCAACGGGCAAAGCGGCATAATCGGTGGTCATGACGGCTCCGGCGGTTCCTTCGGCGTAGTTCCAGAGTCGCCGGATTTCGTTACGTTCGGCCCGGGCGATAAGCGGCATGATGGCTTCCCGAATATCGGTATCGATCTTTTTCAACAGGTCGACCCGGTCGTCCGGCTTCATTTGTTCGATAAAACGCAGCATGGTTTGAGTGTTGCCCGCTTCAAGGCAAGCCTGCTGGCTTTCGATCGAAAGCTGTTGAAATGATTCAATAGCCTTGTAATTGCCGATCAGAAGGAGAACTTCAATGATCTCCAAAGGCGTCCGTTCGGCAGTCTCAAGAGCTTCGGCGATGTCACATGGATGCAACTCACGCAGTGTTTGAATATCAATGCGGCTCTCAGCCTGGCAGGCAGAGGGATATAAAGGTTGGATTTTGGTTGCTGCGCTCATGCTCATCCCCTTCCTGTCTTGTTTCCACCAGACGGAGAACAAGACAGTCAGGAGAGCACTCACGCGATAAAATCTAAAGGCGGGAGGTCATATGACGTCTTGTTCTCGTCTCCAAGCAAATGAAAACCGGCAGTTAGAATTTTTCGACTACAATTTTGAAATTGGTGCCAAGGACGATTACTTGGGTCCCCGTCTTTCATTGTTACTTCCCTTACATTAAGGAATGTTAACTATTATTTTAACTATTTGATATTAATAGCACTTTAATTTTTAAGAGATTTACTTTAAAAGAATTTAAATGGTATGTCAAACAAAATATCCTGTTTGATGGTTGCATGAAAAATTTCGGCTAAAGTTTTTGGTATTGATTCCGATAAGATAAAGAAATGGTTAGGTAGTGCCTTTGCATCTTTTCTGCCCGCACGGCCGGAAACAACGAATTAAAGGGCAGAGACCCTGTTCTTTGGCCCCGCTGAAATGGCCAGGTTTTCGATATCAAAATAAAATACGATTTACAAACACGTTCCGCAATGATATGGTCTTTTATAACCAATATTTCTAACGGCATATCACGTATTAACCAACCAACGGCTATCTTAGAAAGTTGATCAGGTGCAAAATAAAGGAAGAAAACAGAAATCGAGTATATTTAACGGATCGAATGGTTTTAATTGGCATCGGTCTTGGTTCCGTTTACTGGATCATTGAAACCTTTTTGTATGTCATCGGATCATATGAAATCAATTTTTTCAGCAGGCTGTTCGGACCTGATTTGTCTGGTGTATGCACGCGCATCATCGTTTTATGCCTTTTTCTTATTTTTGGATCACATGCCCAGTACACGTTCAACCGTTGAAAATGGGCAGAAAATGAATTGGAAAAAATGGAAAAAATGAATGAAAAACTTAAACTTGAAATAATGGAATTAAAGCAAGCAGCGCCGTAACGTTTAGAGCGGCAAAGAAACTAAAAGAAGCGATCTAATCCTATCCCTTATTGTAACCTGCGGCAGTCATTCGGCTTTTGCATGACGGATTGGCTGCTTTTTTTTGAAGGAATAACCATGCGACCTGTATGCCTGATCATTCGTGACGGATGGGGATATAGCGAAATCGAGGAAGGCAACGCCGTCCTGGCTGCCAAAACCCCGAATATCGACTTTTACAAGAATAATTATCCCTGGACACTTCTGGATTGTGCTGGTGAACCTGTCGGTCTTCCGGATGGTTATCAGGGCTCGTCCGAAGTGGGCCATCTCAACATGGGGGCTGGGCGGATCGTCATTCAGGAACTCAAACGCATCGACAACGGGCTCCGCACCGGAGAGCTCTTTAAAGTGCAGAAATGGCAAAATCTTGTGGCCAACTGGAAGAAAAATCAGAGTCGCCTGCACTTCTTCGGCCTGTTGCAGGACGAGGGTGTGCATGCCCATCAAGAGCACCTTTTTAAAATTATGCGCCGGGCGCGGCAAGAATACCCCAAGGGGCCTATCATCATCCATCCCTTCCTCGACGGGCGCGATACCCCGCCGCGCAGCTGTCTGGAATACCTGGCCAAACTCAAGCAGGTGATGGGGGAAGTCGGCGGCTGCACGATCGGTACAGTGATGGGCCGTTATTATGGCATGGACCGCTCCAAGAACTGGAAACTTACCGATACCGCCTATCATTGCATTGTCTCTTGCCAGGGTCGCAAGTCCCCTGACGATGAGACTGCGGTTAAAAAATCGTATGCGAATGACAGAACTCCGGACGGTGTGGAGATGTTCGATGAATACGTTTACCCGCATGTGATCGGCAACTATGACGGTGTCAGGGATGGCGATTGCATTTTGCACACCAATTACCGCCAGGACCGCGCGATCC is a window of Candidatus Desulfatibia profunda DNA encoding:
- a CDS encoding 2,3-bisphosphoglycerate-independent phosphoglycerate mutase; its protein translation is MRPVCLIIRDGWGYSEIEEGNAVLAAKTPNIDFYKNNYPWTLLDCAGEPVGLPDGYQGSSEVGHLNMGAGRIVIQELKRIDNGLRTGELFKVQKWQNLVANWKKNQSRLHFFGLLQDEGVHAHQEHLFKIMRRARQEYPKGPIIIHPFLDGRDTPPRSCLEYLAKLKQVMGEVGGCTIGTVMGRYYGMDRSKNWKLTDTAYHCIVSCQGRKSPDDETAVKKSYANDRTPDGVEMFDEYVYPHVIGNYDGVRDGDCILHTNYRQDRAIQLSMAFIDPNYPGELKARPNVTYVGLTRYWDEFTEYMLGAIDAAGGMEKLLGEVISNASLRQLRIAETQKFRHVTSFFNGKSTTPYENEDQVDIPSRFDPATFASHPEMEAYNVTAELLRRLSNNPYHFIAVNFANGDMVGHTGNLDAATKAIEIVDECVGKIVDRLLQLDAHILITADHGNSEQMIDYQTSMTKTSHTLNPVELIYVAGDSKGKKLLKRGKLSDIAPTVLFLLELDIPAEMTAQILIV
- the mgtE gene encoding magnesium transporter, with the translated sequence MSAATKIQPLYPSACQAESRIDIQTLRELHPCDIAEALETAERTPLEIIEVLLLIGNYKAIESFQQLSIESQQACLEAGNTQTMLRFIEQMKPDDRVDLLKKIDTDIREAIMPLIARAERNEIRRLWNYAEGTAGAVMTTDYAALPVGMTVGTALEDLRLQAPNKETVYYIYIIDGQRHLQGMVSLRDLIMSKPKVLLGDIIEKNLISVPHAMDVEAVAAVISKYDFLAVPVIDNDNRLLGIITVDDVIDIIEAQNTEDFHRISAVVPFEEQYFKRPLTKLFWNRFWWLAALLFTSLLSTTIMEWHSDILQKMVALAFFIPMVIGTCGNAGTQSATMVVRALALGEISPKDFPRVFQRELLMGLALGFALGFMAYFRVFLQDHNVMLGCIVGTALVGTLLTANLAGALMPLILQRLNFDPALTAGPFIATIIDAVGITIYFQIALLLMKAF